In Dehalogenimonas etheniformans, one genomic interval encodes:
- the cfa gene encoding cyclopropane fatty acyl phospholipid synthase, which produces MSNEKGIVRQLFSEAEITPDGDNVYDPQIHDPRFYKRVLQEKSLGLGEAYMDGWWDCQSLDQFFHRLLAADLDKKIRNNPRLLAAFAWNTITNPGRKSKAFEIGQKHYDIGNDLYRAMLDKRLTYTCGYWKDAETLDDAQESKLDLVCRKINLRPGQKVLDIGSGWGCFIKFASERYEAEADGVTVSKEQKALADEMCCGIPARTQLKDYRDIDGKYDHVVSLGMFEHVGHKNYRVFMKAVNRALSDGGLFLLHTIGGNKSTSGSDPWITKYIFPNSMIPSMAQITRAIEGLFVLEDCHSFGADYDRTLMAWHRNFTSNWPSLSNKYDERFYRMWTYFLLSCAGSFRARKNQLWQLIFSKRGVAGGYRAIR; this is translated from the coding sequence ATGAGCAACGAAAAGGGTATCGTCCGGCAGTTGTTCTCCGAAGCTGAGATCACTCCCGATGGGGATAACGTTTATGACCCCCAGATACACGATCCCCGGTTTTATAAGCGAGTACTTCAAGAAAAATCCCTCGGCCTTGGGGAGGCCTACATGGATGGCTGGTGGGACTGCCAAAGCCTCGACCAGTTCTTCCATCGCCTACTAGCCGCGGATCTGGATAAAAAAATCAGGAACAATCCCAGACTGCTGGCTGCCTTCGCCTGGAATACCATCACCAATCCAGGCCGCAAATCCAAGGCATTTGAAATCGGTCAAAAGCATTACGACATCGGCAACGACTTGTACAGGGCGATGCTGGATAAACGCCTCACATACACCTGCGGCTACTGGAAAGACGCCGAAACCCTCGATGATGCACAGGAAAGTAAACTGGATTTGGTGTGCCGTAAAATCAATCTGCGGCCGGGGCAAAAGGTGCTGGACATTGGGTCCGGATGGGGATGTTTTATCAAGTTTGCCAGTGAGCGTTATGAAGCTGAGGCAGATGGCGTTACCGTCTCAAAGGAACAGAAAGCCCTTGCCGACGAGATGTGTTGCGGCATTCCAGCACGGACTCAACTTAAAGATTATCGAGACATTGACGGCAAATACGACCACGTGGTGTCCCTGGGGATGTTCGAACACGTCGGGCACAAGAATTATCGAGTGTTTATGAAAGCGGTAAATAGGGCCCTTAGCGATGGAGGATTGTTCCTTCTCCACACAATCGGGGGAAACAAATCAACCTCTGGCTCTGATCCCTGGATCACCAAATACATCTTCCCGAACTCCATGATCCCATCAATGGCACAGATCACCAGGGCGATCGAAGGGCTATTTGTGTTGGAGGACTGCCACAGCTTTGGAGCAGATTACGATAGGACTCTCATGGCGTGGCATCGAAATTTCACCAGCAACTGGCCCAGCCTCTCGAATAAATATGATGAACGGTTCTACCGGATGTGGACTTATTTCCTCCTCTCCTGCGCGGGATCATTCAGAGCGAGGAAAAACCAGTTGTGGCAACTGATCTTTTCAAAACGGGGAGTGGCGGGGGGTTACCGGGCAATCCGATAA
- a CDS encoding ABC transporter ATP-binding protein, protein MTPEISPHLNGDVILRTSGLTKYFGTLAAVKNLNLELRKGEVFGFLGPNGAGKSTTVGMLLNLIAPTAGEIEIFGLKLEEHRWPILRRIGAIIEEPAFYPYLSGWDNLEALSKSIGDVPLTKIKEVLERVNLFDRSRDRYQTYSMGMKQRLGIAAALLRDPELIILDEPTNGLDPAGTKEIRDLIPELAHENRAVFLCSHLLHEVELVCDRVAIIKKGNMIANAQVRELLTTGQVLQVRVVDSDITAASDVLKNLPWIHSVKSENGYLVVDAPKESGAQVNKALAEKNIFASEIVPHVASLEDIFLELTGGESHD, encoded by the coding sequence ATGACACCTGAAATAAGTCCACACTTAAATGGCGACGTAATCCTGCGAACCTCAGGGCTCACTAAATATTTCGGTACATTGGCCGCGGTCAAGAACCTGAACCTTGAACTTAGAAAAGGCGAAGTGTTCGGCTTCCTGGGGCCAAACGGCGCCGGCAAAAGCACCACTGTCGGCATGCTGCTCAATCTTATCGCTCCCACCGCCGGAGAGATTGAAATCTTCGGGCTAAAGCTCGAAGAACACCGATGGCCGATACTCAGAAGGATCGGGGCCATCATTGAAGAGCCGGCTTTTTATCCATATTTATCAGGTTGGGATAACCTAGAAGCCCTGAGCAAATCCATCGGAGATGTACCCCTTACCAAGATCAAAGAGGTACTAGAAAGAGTCAATCTGTTCGACCGTTCAAGAGACCGATACCAAACATATTCGATGGGTATGAAACAGAGACTCGGTATCGCCGCTGCGCTGCTCCGCGACCCGGAACTCATTATTCTGGACGAACCGACCAACGGGCTGGATCCGGCTGGCACCAAGGAGATCCGGGACCTGATCCCGGAACTTGCCCATGAGAACCGCGCGGTATTCCTTTGCAGCCACCTTCTTCACGAGGTCGAACTGGTCTGCGACCGGGTAGCCATCATCAAGAAAGGCAACATGATCGCCAATGCCCAGGTGCGCGAACTGCTGACTACTGGGCAGGTACTCCAGGTTAGGGTTGTCGATTCGGACATAACCGCCGCCTCCGATGTACTAAAAAACCTGCCGTGGATCCATTCGGTTAAATCCGAGAACGGCTATCTGGTGGTAGATGCTCCAAAAGAAAGCGGTGCCCAGGTCAACAAGGCGCTGGCGGAGAAGAATATCTTCGCTTCGGAAATCGTGCCCCATGTCGCCAGCCTGGAAGACATTTTCCTGGAGCTGACCGGAGGTGAGAGTCATGATTAG
- a CDS encoding ABC transporter permease — translation MIRLISAELFKLRKRGMTRTLLFVLMGILVVVYLILYAVSRANIPTGPGGPGQIDLQTVLGLPVAIPFAFNMLASLGTVLAVILMASSMGNEYNWRTIRSTVAASESRFKLLGAKLISVFIFILIGMVIGVITGFLMSMITTAIGGNSFNFNFFTGSYAWDQFLQFWRTFFVMLPFVFLGFMLSIAGRSAMPGIALGIGVLFFEPIITGLMSLAGGWVADIPKYLLGANVNVITALANLPEGFSGGFGGAGDNSAPSVLHATILLSIYAIAFVTYSFYLFKKRDVTG, via the coding sequence ATGATTAGGTTGATCAGCGCCGAACTGTTCAAACTGCGGAAACGCGGCATGACCCGGACCCTCCTGTTTGTGCTTATGGGGATCCTCGTGGTGGTGTACCTGATACTATATGCTGTCTCCAGGGCTAACATTCCGACCGGTCCCGGAGGACCAGGACAGATCGACTTGCAAACGGTGCTGGGACTTCCGGTGGCGATTCCTTTTGCCTTTAACATGTTGGCATCTTTAGGAACCGTACTGGCGGTCATCCTCATGGCCAGTTCCATGGGCAATGAATACAACTGGCGCACTATCCGCAGTACCGTCGCGGCTAGCGAGAGCCGATTCAAACTCCTGGGCGCCAAGTTAATTTCGGTTTTCATCTTCATTTTGATCGGGATGGTCATAGGCGTGATCACCGGATTCTTAATGAGCATGATCACCACGGCTATAGGCGGAAACAGTTTTAACTTCAACTTCTTTACCGGAAGCTACGCCTGGGACCAGTTCCTTCAGTTCTGGCGGACTTTTTTCGTGATGCTGCCCTTCGTGTTCCTAGGTTTCATGCTCTCGATCGCCGGTCGCTCGGCCATGCCGGGCATTGCCCTGGGCATCGGAGTACTCTTTTTCGAGCCGATCATCACCGGTTTAATGAGTCTTGCGGGCGGTTGGGTGGCTGATATTCCGAAATATTTACTCGGGGCGAATGTGAACGTAATTACAGCACTGGCTAACCTGCCGGAAGGCTTCAGCGGAGGATTCGGCGGAGCCGGTGATAATTCAGCGCCTAGCGTTCTACATGCAACGATCTTGCTCAGCATTTACGCCATCGCTTTTGTCACCTATTCCTTCTACTTATTCAAGAAGAGGGACGTCACTGGCTAA
- a CDS encoding GIY-YIG nuclease family protein — MKGIYILVIELPADGEINTLKKKFTLSKGFYMYVGSAMNNLEARVKRHLSKSKKQHWHIDFLLDRARIKAVFLAQTEAKQECQLAGQFARLKSAHNFGCSDCRCYSHLFFGESESALRGSALQGFIAIGLEPLEQAI, encoded by the coding sequence ATGAAAGGAATTTACATTCTTGTTATCGAATTACCGGCGGATGGCGAGATCAACACTCTGAAAAAGAAATTCACACTGTCCAAAGGGTTTTACATGTATGTCGGTTCGGCGATGAATAATCTCGAAGCCAGAGTTAAGCGTCACCTCTCGAAATCGAAAAAACAACACTGGCACATTGATTTCCTTCTGGACCGTGCCCGGATAAAAGCCGTATTCCTGGCTCAAACCGAAGCAAAACAGGAATGTCAACTGGCCGGTCAGTTTGCCCGATTAAAATCGGCCCACAACTTCGGGTGTAGCGACTGCCGTTGCTATTCTCACCTGTTTTTTGGTGAAAGCGAGAGCGCATTACGCGGGTCAGCCTTGCAAGGTTTTATAGCTATCGGACTTGAACCTCTGGAACAGGCAATTTAA
- the lepB gene encoding signal peptidase I, whose protein sequence is MKVFKSALLEIAYILAGALIIFLLFQVTLQNSIVDGSSMEPNLMNGDRLLVSKVSYVFSEPKRGDIVIFPSPYSDGREFIKRIIGLPGETVQIVSGEVRINGTLIDEPYLVNKDTRSYPATVIPTGEYFVMGDNRPVSLDSRQGWTVKRADINGKAWLVFYPFKSFGFAPNHKFADIAAGAVLLPIFILRRQENSH, encoded by the coding sequence TTGAAAGTATTCAAATCCGCCCTTCTCGAGATAGCCTATATCCTGGCAGGGGCGTTAATAATTTTCCTCCTTTTCCAGGTCACACTCCAAAACTCAATCGTCGACGGTTCCAGCATGGAACCCAACCTTATGAACGGCGATCGTTTACTGGTCAGCAAGGTAAGCTACGTTTTCAGCGAACCGAAGCGTGGCGACATCGTGATCTTTCCTTCACCCTATAGCGACGGCAGGGAATTCATTAAACGCATCATCGGCCTGCCGGGAGAGACGGTGCAGATCGTTTCCGGGGAAGTCCGGATCAACGGAACACTGATCGACGAACCTTATCTGGTGAATAAAGATACCAGAAGTTATCCGGCTACCGTAATTCCAACCGGCGAATATTTCGTCATGGGTGACAACCGCCCGGTGAGTCTGGATTCCCGCCAGGGCTGGACTGTTAAACGCGCCGATATCAACGGAAAAGCCTGGCTGGTTTTTTACCCGTTCAAGAGTTTTGGATTCGCACCCAACCATAAATTTGCCGATATTGCCGCCGGCGCTGTCCTACTGCCAATTTTCATCCTTCGCCGACAGGAGAATTCTCATTAA
- the pyrE gene encoding orotate phosphoribosyltransferase translates to MNDIEALFIKSGAVLNGHFVLTSGLHSPVYWEKFRIIENPATAVSLCNMIAEHFKGKGIELVVGPTTGGIILAFEVARLMGLPAAFAEKVPSGEREFRRGFKIRAGEKILVVDDVLTTGKSVREVFDAVAKHKGDIVGVGVLVDRSDTPFGFGAPLFSCLRVANIPAYKPEHCPLCQSGQPLTKPGSS, encoded by the coding sequence ATTAACGACATCGAAGCCCTATTCATCAAATCAGGCGCGGTCCTTAACGGACACTTCGTACTTACATCAGGTCTCCATTCTCCGGTTTATTGGGAAAAGTTCCGCATTATCGAAAACCCTGCCACGGCTGTGTCGCTATGTAATATGATCGCCGAGCACTTTAAGGGCAAAGGGATCGAACTGGTCGTCGGCCCAACTACTGGAGGCATCATCCTGGCGTTCGAAGTTGCACGCCTTATGGGATTGCCAGCAGCCTTCGCAGAAAAAGTGCCGTCCGGAGAGCGAGAATTCCGCCGGGGTTTTAAGATCAGAGCCGGCGAGAAAATCCTCGTTGTAGACGATGTGTTGACCACAGGAAAAAGCGTCCGCGAGGTTTTCGATGCTGTGGCCAAGCATAAAGGCGACATAGTCGGCGTAGGTGTCCTGGTCGATCGTTCCGATACTCCATTTGGTTTTGGCGCACCGCTGTTCAGTTGTTTGCGCGTCGCCAACATCCCTGCTTATAAACCAGAGCACTGCCCTTTGTGCCAGTCGGGACAACCGCTTACGAAGCCAGGGAGCAGCTAA
- a CDS encoding Holliday junction resolvase-like protein, translating into MGTALAIAAVIFLAFTIITVNYYLIRRRFETRFKEWQAQEQIYWQNEVERTSRQAVAQSRAVLGGKFTEQMAPYLPEFKYDPTEARFIGSPIDFVVFPGLSAGDPKEVVIVEVKSGKNCVLTPSEKKIQELIEDGMVRWELIERRCEDESNSQGNS; encoded by the coding sequence ATGGGCACGGCGCTCGCCATCGCCGCCGTCATTTTCCTGGCTTTCACTATCATCACCGTCAACTATTACCTCATCCGCCGCCGTTTTGAAACACGTTTCAAAGAGTGGCAAGCCCAAGAACAAATCTACTGGCAAAATGAGGTTGAACGCACTTCCAGGCAAGCGGTAGCTCAAAGCCGGGCGGTCCTCGGCGGCAAGTTTACCGAGCAAATGGCTCCCTACCTGCCCGAATTCAAATATGATCCCACTGAAGCCCGATTCATCGGTTCGCCCATCGACTTTGTCGTTTTTCCGGGATTATCCGCCGGCGATCCCAAAGAGGTGGTGATCGTCGAGGTAAAGAGCGGCAAGAATTGCGTTCTGACTCCGTCGGAAAAAAAGATCCAGGAACTTATCGAGGACGGGATGGTACGGTGGGAGCTTATCGAGCGGCGATGTGAAGATGAAAGCAATTCTCAGGGCAATAGTTGA
- a CDS encoding GNAT family N-acetyltransferase — translation MPAETRFSIKQFVEDELSQLTRLINETIEKSYSSAYPPKAVRFFLDYHARMNVLRDAGAGTILIGWEKKSAVATGTLVGNHVSRVFVGAEYRKRGYGKMIAEELENRARARDLRALELDASVTSRSFWERLGWIVISHEVEMVEDEPLEYFKMKKELV, via the coding sequence ATGCCTGCGGAAACACGATTCTCAATTAAGCAGTTTGTCGAAGACGAATTATCGCAACTTACCCGTTTGATCAATGAAACGATTGAGAAGTCGTATTCCAGCGCCTATCCGCCGAAGGCGGTTCGCTTTTTTCTTGATTACCATGCGCGTATGAACGTCCTCCGTGATGCCGGCGCCGGCACCATCTTGATCGGTTGGGAGAAAAAGAGCGCCGTTGCAACCGGTACGCTGGTCGGAAATCACGTATCACGCGTGTTTGTCGGCGCCGAGTATCGAAAACGAGGCTACGGGAAAATGATCGCCGAGGAGCTAGAGAATCGAGCCAGGGCTAGAGACCTCAGGGCGTTGGAACTCGATGCTTCCGTGACATCCAGAAGTTTCTGGGAACGGCTGGGGTGGATCGTTATCTCTCACGAAGTTGAAATGGTTGAAGATGAACCTCTGGAATATTTCAAGATGAAGAAAGAGTTAGTCTAA
- the mutL gene encoding DNA mismatch repair endonuclease MutL has product MPIRVLDHQTVARIAAGEVVERPASVVKELLENSIDAGSHRIDIEIKGGGAGLIKVSDDGCGILSDELPLAFARHATSKLSSFDDLSSIGTLGFRGEALGSIAAVAEVEVTTAVSGSPSGKMMSLRGGRGDIVRPIARACGTTISVSHLFREVPARLKFLKSDTTETGHIVTVVSNYSLAYPEVRFKLIVDGRDTLMTPGNGKLRDTAIEILGHHVAARMIEISAVDGSFSIAGLVSAPENSRANRTGLFLFVNRRWVRSHILSRAIEEACHGLLTVGRYPNAIINLRLPPSDTDINIHPAKTEIKFREDGKVFEFVRQAVRAALLGEAPVPSLAVAAPTVADAFSNYRPSGFQTSSIPTDLFSERNDLRPTPSQAIPALRPLGQVAGCYILAEGPDGLYIIDQHAAHERIMYEKVIAGRKSRIPSSQAFLEPQNVELFPAEMNRFSSLFSTLAAYGFIIESFGERSLLVRAIPQALSGGDWQTALHEFLNSPESLALGEERLAELIACHSAVRAGKVLSMDEIRVLLLDLEKAQVPNACPHGRPTLMKLEISALERFFKRT; this is encoded by the coding sequence GTGCCCATCCGCGTTCTCGACCACCAGACCGTGGCTCGTATCGCCGCCGGCGAGGTTGTTGAACGGCCGGCTTCGGTAGTCAAAGAACTGCTGGAAAACTCGATAGATGCTGGGTCTCACCGCATTGACATTGAGATCAAAGGCGGCGGCGCAGGTTTGATCAAGGTATCCGATGACGGCTGTGGCATACTATCCGACGAACTTCCTTTAGCTTTCGCCCGGCATGCAACTTCCAAGCTATCGTCGTTTGATGATCTGAGCTCTATCGGAACTCTGGGGTTCCGAGGTGAAGCCCTGGGTTCGATTGCAGCAGTGGCCGAGGTGGAAGTGACGACGGCTGTCAGTGGAAGCCCATCCGGCAAGATGATGTCCTTGCGAGGGGGCCGGGGAGATATAGTCCGTCCCATAGCGCGGGCTTGCGGCACGACTATTTCGGTCTCTCATCTCTTTCGCGAGGTGCCCGCGCGTCTGAAATTCCTCAAGTCGGACACTACGGAGACAGGGCATATCGTGACCGTTGTGAGCAATTATTCGTTAGCCTATCCTGAGGTCAGGTTTAAACTTATCGTCGACGGACGGGACACACTGATGACACCTGGTAACGGCAAATTGCGGGATACCGCCATTGAAATTCTCGGCCATCATGTCGCCGCCAGGATGATCGAAATCTCCGCTGTCGATGGCTCATTTTCGATTGCCGGCCTTGTCTCGGCGCCCGAAAATTCCCGGGCGAATCGAACTGGCTTGTTCCTTTTTGTCAACCGGCGCTGGGTCAGGAGCCACATCCTTTCGCGAGCTATCGAGGAAGCCTGTCACGGTTTACTTACAGTAGGCCGTTATCCCAATGCCATCATAAATCTTCGGCTTCCGCCATCTGACACCGACATCAACATCCACCCGGCTAAAACCGAAATCAAGTTCCGCGAAGACGGCAAAGTCTTTGAGTTCGTGCGCCAAGCGGTGCGTGCGGCGTTGCTCGGAGAAGCCCCGGTTCCGAGTTTGGCAGTTGCAGCCCCAACGGTCGCCGATGCTTTTTCAAACTATCGTCCGAGCGGATTTCAAACTTCTTCCATTCCGACGGACCTATTTTCGGAACGAAATGATCTCCGACCTACGCCCTCTCAGGCTATTCCCGCATTAAGGCCTTTGGGGCAAGTGGCCGGATGTTATATCCTTGCCGAAGGTCCGGACGGTCTCTATATCATTGATCAGCATGCGGCGCATGAGCGCATCATGTACGAAAAAGTCATCGCCGGGCGTAAGAGTCGAATTCCATCGTCGCAGGCGTTCCTTGAACCGCAGAATGTAGAATTATTCCCGGCCGAGATGAACCGGTTTTCGTCACTGTTTTCCACACTGGCTGCCTATGGTTTTATCATTGAGTCTTTCGGTGAGCGCAGTTTGTTAGTCCGCGCCATACCACAGGCATTATCGGGCGGCGATTGGCAAACGGCTCTGCATGAATTCCTGAACTCGCCGGAGTCTCTCGCACTGGGAGAGGAGAGATTGGCTGAACTCATTGCCTGCCACTCGGCGGTCAGGGCGGGAAAAGTTTTGTCGATGGATGAAATAAGGGTTTTGTTGCTTGATTTAGAAAAAGCTCAAGTTCCCAACGCCTGCCCCCACGGCCGCCCCACCCTGATGAAGCTGGAAATCTCGGCTTTGGAACGTTTTTTTAAGCGGACTTAG
- a CDS encoding ATP-dependent helicase yields MNTDFLKDLNPAQRKAAEAIKGPVLILAGPGSGKTRVITYRIAYLVRTVGINPHRILAVTFTNKAAREMRERLEKLLFGSVKDMTLGTFHAICAGILRKDGEAIGIHPEFVIFDADDQEKLLKQASIDAKVDPKQFPAPKIAAAISQAKSQMVTPEKFKETGKNYFDEIVGRVYERYEKMLSQNNAVDFDDLLLKTVFLFKRKPEILKRYQDRYVHIMVDEFQDTNLVQYELVKLLAGGHRNIAVVGDPDQSIYSWRAADLRNVFNFEKDFPDAQIHYLEQNYRSTAKILETASNIIADNRTRKGIKLWTENEPGEPVCLIEAYNEQEEAQMVVRETERLTGSKKFRLNDIAVMYRTNAQSRALEEAFIRYGVPYKLVAGTRFYERREVKDLIAYFRLIHNPADSVSLMRIINMPPRGLGDKSILEMQSWAKQHDISLFEALEQSSTGVDKPPLAARALASFDIFYKLIRGFIAESKTLPILELFDHVLEKSGYSTYLKAQPDGEERLENIAELRTVAEPFNSLLPGDALSPFLESVSLVSDVDNLDETEGGVTLITLHQAKGLEFPAVFMVGLEEGVLPHFRSFDDPAQMEEERRLCYVGVTRAKRRLYLLRAFRRSLMGGSTVNEPSRFLASIPAHLTTATAAREEPVKPLIPLQKKLYDYAERPAQPTIPSAPIGGGIARTHVKATPPAFKTGDQVKHAVFGDGVVISTLPVKDDTEVVVAFKTAGLKKLLLSFARLEKT; encoded by the coding sequence TTGAATACCGATTTTTTAAAAGATTTGAATCCCGCTCAACGCAAGGCCGCCGAGGCCATCAAGGGGCCGGTTCTTATCCTAGCAGGACCCGGCTCAGGTAAGACAAGAGTTATCACTTACCGTATCGCTTATCTTGTGAGAACGGTGGGTATTAACCCGCACAGGATTCTGGCGGTGACCTTTACCAATAAAGCCGCACGCGAGATGCGTGAAAGGCTTGAGAAACTTCTCTTCGGTTCAGTCAAAGACATGACGCTCGGAACGTTTCATGCAATCTGTGCCGGAATCTTGAGGAAAGACGGGGAGGCCATAGGGATCCATCCTGAATTCGTTATCTTTGACGCTGACGACCAGGAAAAACTCTTGAAACAGGCTTCGATCGATGCCAAGGTGGATCCCAAACAGTTTCCTGCGCCCAAGATCGCCGCGGCTATTAGCCAGGCCAAAAGTCAAATGGTTACTCCCGAAAAGTTCAAGGAGACCGGCAAGAATTATTTCGATGAGATTGTCGGGCGGGTTTACGAGCGTTATGAGAAGATGCTTTCTCAAAACAATGCCGTCGATTTTGATGACCTTTTGCTTAAGACCGTTTTCCTGTTCAAACGTAAACCTGAAATCCTGAAACGGTATCAGGACCGCTATGTCCACATCATGGTTGACGAGTTCCAGGATACCAACTTGGTGCAGTACGAACTGGTAAAACTTTTGGCCGGAGGGCATCGTAACATCGCGGTCGTTGGCGATCCGGACCAGTCCATTTATTCGTGGCGGGCTGCCGACTTGCGCAACGTGTTCAATTTCGAAAAAGATTTTCCGGACGCCCAGATTCATTATCTGGAACAGAACTATAGGTCGACGGCCAAGATCCTGGAAACTGCTTCCAACATTATTGCCGACAACCGGACTAGAAAAGGCATCAAACTCTGGACCGAAAACGAACCGGGCGAACCGGTATGCCTGATCGAAGCCTATAACGAACAGGAAGAAGCTCAGATGGTTGTTCGGGAAACGGAGCGGCTGACGGGATCGAAAAAATTCCGCCTGAATGACATTGCCGTTATGTACCGCACTAACGCTCAGTCCCGGGCACTGGAAGAGGCCTTCATCCGCTATGGGGTGCCTTATAAGCTGGTTGCCGGCACCAGGTTCTACGAGCGGCGTGAGGTTAAAGACCTTATAGCCTATTTCAGACTTATCCATAATCCAGCTGATTCGGTCTCATTGATGCGGATAATCAATATGCCCCCTCGAGGATTGGGCGATAAATCGATCCTCGAGATGCAAAGCTGGGCCAAGCAACACGACATTTCTCTTTTTGAAGCTTTGGAACAGTCGTCGACGGGGGTTGATAAACCGCCGCTGGCAGCCCGTGCCCTCGCATCTTTCGATATTTTCTACAAATTGATCCGGGGTTTTATCGCCGAAAGCAAAACTCTACCAATACTTGAACTCTTCGATCACGTGTTGGAAAAATCCGGCTATTCAACATACCTCAAAGCCCAACCCGACGGCGAAGAACGGCTGGAGAATATCGCCGAATTGCGCACCGTCGCTGAGCCGTTTAATTCCCTGTTGCCTGGCGATGCTCTATCGCCGTTTTTGGAAAGTGTAAGCCTCGTTTCCGATGTGGACAATCTTGATGAAACCGAAGGTGGCGTTACTCTGATCACCCTGCATCAAGCCAAAGGGCTTGAGTTCCCGGCAGTCTTTATGGTTGGCCTGGAAGAAGGCGTTTTGCCTCACTTCCGATCATTCGACGATCCCGCTCAGATGGAAGAAGAACGGCGGTTGTGCTACGTGGGCGTCACCCGTGCCAAGCGACGGCTGTATCTCCTGCGAGCGTTCCGCCGAAGCCTGATGGGCGGCAGCACCGTTAACGAACCATCGCGGTTCCTCGCATCTATTCCCGCGCACCTCACCACGGCAACCGCCGCCCGCGAGGAACCGGTCAAACCTCTTATCCCGCTGCAGAAGAAACTTTACGATTATGCTGAACGACCCGCTCAGCCTACCATACCGTCTGCCCCGATCGGGGGCGGAATTGCCCGTACCCACGTTAAAGCAACGCCCCCGGCCTTTAAGACCGGCGATCAGGTAAAACATGCCGTGTTTGGCGATGGGGTGGTAATCAGCACTTTGCCGGTCAAAGATGATACAGAGGTTGTTGTCGCTTTTAAAACCGCCGGGCTCAAGAAATTACTTCTTTCTTTCGCCAGGCTGGAGAAGACCTAG
- the pyrR gene encoding bifunctional pyr operon transcriptional regulator/uracil phosphoribosyltransferase PyrR, protein MSAKTVMTAEDMRRTLSRIAHEIVERTKDIKSVVLVGMQTRGVPLANRLASLIADFEKVQVPVGALDFSLYRDDLGRRNFNPQVKSTDIPVDIEGKVVILVDDVLYTGRSVRAAMDALIDYGRPQVIQLAVLVDRGHRELPIRADYVGKNIPSATNEDIRVRLAETDTMDEVLISSGE, encoded by the coding sequence ATGTCCGCAAAAACGGTAATGACCGCTGAGGACATGCGCAGAACGCTGTCCCGGATTGCTCACGAAATCGTCGAGCGCACCAAGGACATCAAGTCGGTTGTACTCGTCGGCATGCAAACCAGGGGTGTACCCCTTGCTAATCGTCTGGCTTCTCTCATCGCTGACTTTGAAAAAGTTCAGGTACCTGTAGGCGCCCTGGATTTTTCGCTCTATCGAGACGATCTGGGTCGCCGCAACTTTAACCCGCAGGTAAAATCCACCGACATTCCGGTTGACATCGAAGGTAAAGTCGTCATCCTGGTTGACGACGTACTGTACACAGGCCGCTCGGTCCGCGCGGCTATGGATGCGCTGATCGACTACGGGCGGCCGCAGGTAATCCAGTTGGCAGTGCTAGTCGACCGTGGCCACAGGGAACTGCCGATTCGGGCTGATTATGTCGGCAAAAACATTCCGTCCGCAACCAATGAAGACATCAGGGTAAGACTGGCTGAAACGGATACGATGGATGAAGTACTCATCTCATCAGGTGAATAA